The Sebastes fasciatus isolate fSebFas1 chromosome 22, fSebFas1.pri, whole genome shotgun sequence genome includes the window AACAATGTCTAAATGCACAAAGATATTTATGGGTTATTATTTCataaacatttcatttcctgTTAGTCTAATCTGTTGatctaaaacttttttttgaatGTTCTACTTTAGTTTTTGCTGAGCACATGTTGTTGGCATCATACAAGTGTCTGATGACATTTCACTAAAATCACTTCAATGACAGCAGTAGGAACATCAAAGGATGCCAATATGAACAGAACACACTGACCTGGATATGCTGAAATAACAGGAAGACAATTGTGACCATGCAGCATATAttgaagataaaaaatgtagttGTTTCAGTTAATCGGTTTAACTCAAACTCGAACTTGGCTCCAACAGGAAAAAGACGGAGAAATTCAAATAATAAGTGCTAGAAAATACTCTTCTTTATGAAGTGGAAACTTCACTCCCTGGACCACCAAATTACActcaaatataaaatgttggTAAACAGGTTGAGTTGGTTGAGTTGAACCGCCATTATGTGTtactgtgtgactttggtgatttaaaaggttagttcggattcaccaaagtcacacaataacacagacaaactaaccgatcgaggcagcggtagaccagcaactcctgtgtgcTGTGAGGTCAAAtgattgtttttgtcaatggagtctggtggctttgaagacagcatagataacggcttcagttccccgtcaggaagggctgtctgacggcaaggtaaagcggtgaaaatattctaaatatagcctaCACTTAAACTAATgttgatttacctcaacattgctggtacttctgtctgtttctccaaacagggggcgtgctgaccgtcgtCGACTAGGGGTGTCATGATCCTCCAAATCCACGATTTGATTTGACTTTCGATTTTAAGGTCACTAATCGATTTGATTTAAACATGTCATTGTTAGAGtatggagtcttgattcgtaaagatcagcagatcattggttttaggccctgacaactgtcatttacacttccAAATtgttctttaaaaagagaactgaactccttttttatttagaaagtgtttcaaaatttagactacaacagtctacaatataaaaagctgcatcttttcaatatcagtatctgtgtgacccacctcagtacagaatcattgcaaaaacaaaacagaaatccttCTGCAGTGTATTACAAGTGTGCTATCTGTGCTCATCTACAGTCGTCCGTCTATCTGTTATCTGTGCTAATCTACACTCGTCTGTCTGTCGGGCTTGTTTCTCTCTGCACAGAGCTGAGAGACGGCACTCGGCAATCCGCTAACTTGTAGCTCTCACTACCCATATCAGGTGCTCTGACTCAACAATGATGAGCTGATAAAAAATTGCATGTAGGCTTATATTCAACCGTGGTGTTGTTCTGTCTGGAGATGCAGTTACTTAATGTTAAACCAAGTAAGAGTAGAAGAGCAatgctagctaactaactaactaactaactaacgcTAGGCTAATTCATGTAATGTAAATGTCACAGATATACATGAAGTGTTACTGTATTGCACTGTACAGAAAATACAGTCTATTACAATTACTTCCTGTAAGTCTCTCTCCGAAATTGGCCTCCATTGTTGTGCACACCAAAGAGCAAACCTGAAACCTATTTATCAGGTTCAAGCTCTGACTTCTAAGTGATATACTTGGTTACAGGTGTTTTCACAGGTGCATTCTGGGTGCAGGGGATTGATAATTGAGTGTGGTGTTTCATTGTCAGTGTTTAGCAAACAACACACGCAGGCTTTTACAGTTATTTTTACAATTCCTAACAAGAGTTTACCTATACATGAGATACTTCTTCTAAACTCTTAACACAGcaacacaccatcacacaatAAGCCTGTTCAAAACGATGTTTTGTTCATTAAATATCAACTCTACATTTCAAAATGCAAAGTTCTCTACATACACTATGTCAAAACACGGCAAACGTGACTCATTGTCAAATCAGTTCTTTAAAAACACTCGCACGTTTTCTACCCAAGAGGAACATGACCGTGACTTTCAAAATACTAACAGCTGATGACATTACAAAAACTGcattcattttcaggtttcagTTCTATCTGCGTAAAATAGACAACATGAAATCCATTGTTTTTTACTGTAATGGTATGGTCCGCAACAGACGGATGTTGTGCTAATCGTGTTTAGAGTAATAGTGCCAAATGTACCAGTCTTTGTGTCTTGTCAATTGCAAAAAAAGACTATAATAGCTTACTTTGCATTTTGTAAGTGCAAGATTTAGTTAAGAAGGTGCTTCACTCCTGTAAGCACCATAAGAGAAAACACAATGTGTTTTAATAACACTAAAGACCTtaagaaaagagaaagcaaGCTGAGCAGAAGTTACCAAACACAGGAGCGAGCGAGCGAGGCTGTCTCATGGTGACACATGAGAGGGCATGTGCTAATTCCTCTTTTACATCAGTACCAAACGTTTGTGTAAATGCTACCTGCTGTGAGGATGTAAATGTCCGTGATGTGTCAGCACAGAGCAAATACAACCCTCAGGTTTGATGGTGTTGTGTTCTAGGTTTACACTGACACCTGCTGACTCTCTGGGGCGTTGACACATTTAGTTTTCTCAAAACGTTTTCTGGCAGTACCTCGTTGTGAGAAGCCATCAAAGCTTTAAGTTTCTCTTATTCTGTGTTGACGTAATACAAACGATGTCACCATGACTACAGGACAGACTTATAAACAATGTTCATACAGTGATTAAGCAAAAGATAAAGCGACATGCACTTACTTCTGCTTTTTGTCTCACTGTTAGATAGATATAGACAGTATGTCTGCATGTAATACTCAGACAGTGACAGGGCAAACAATCATGCAATCTCTGTTGATTTTGTAATGTTTAAACTTGCAACTCATTCACTTGCAGTTCAGTCACATGCCAAAACCACCAAACTGTTTGTCCTTGACACTAAAGAGCAAAATAATAGAGTAAAAATCACTTTCCTTAGCAAATATGAAATACTTGGAATATGACACGAATACAAATAATCAATACATCCATCcaagcagggtctgaaatgagcTTTTTCTGCTGCCTGCCTTTCacatctctgcgctaaatgaagaaatcacattttatatctgACATCTCATTCTGTAAAAAGGATGCCGTGTTGTTGGCGCCCCCTTCAGACAAATTAGtataatgtttaaataaagGAAGACAGTTATGTGAAGCATCATTTGCATGCATGAAAGCATGCAGACTATTAGTGCACACAAGACTGGTACACTTGTCTAAACCCGCAAAAACAATGTTCAGTCAAAAGCAGCAGAGGATGTTCTAGAAAGATTTTGGGTTAGTTATAGGGTCAACAGGCCAATCATCAAAGCTGCTGGAAAATCAGAGCTTCTCACTTCCTTCAGTAGGGGTGTTACCAGCCACAAAATCTGCACCACCTGGGTCACGCACAGACATTTTTCCGTTGACGGTGTTGCTTTTGTCGTCGACCCCTTTCACTGAAACCGCCATCACACTGGCAGAGTCTGAACAACGGAGATGTTCAAGTTTTACGTGCTCATGTTTCCCATCTTTAGAGCCTGTAAGTCAGTGCCAACAGTATTTTCTATGCTGAAGACGGTGCGATTCCAAAGCCTGCCAAGagattttttaaacttttaacaTTTGTAAAGGGATATTTGCATTCACTGGTCATTAATGTATCTCTATTTGTGTTTCAGATGGCGCTCTGCTCTACGCTAACCCCGGACAAAATGTGATTTTACCGTGTTTCTACGCCTCTGACACCAAATATCTGTGTTGGTACAAGCAGGTTGCAGGGGAGCATCCTCAAATAATAACCTCTTTCTACAAACATTCACGAGACAAGAGCATCTTCCACAACCAGTTTAAAGACAACAAACGCTTTTCAGTTCATACTGGATTGGGGTACTACCATTTGAACATCTCTAATGTCCAGGACTCGGATTCAGCTATGTACTACTGTGGACATACCAGTATTACAGTCAGTGAATTTGATAATGGAACATTTTTGGTTTTAAAAGGTATTTTGTTTTGgattttttacatacaaaactaTTCTCCACATTtgattttccattttataaccctttctgaacatgtttatttctcagAGTCCAGTCGCAAGTCTTTCCTCCAGCAGCCGGCGTCCGACTCGGTGCAGCCAGGAGGCTCTGTGACACTGAACTGCACAGTGCACACTGGAACCAGTGACACAGAACACAGCGTTTACTGGTTTAAAAAGGAGGATTCAAGAAACTCACACTTGGGAATCATGTAcgtccacacacacaggagCAGTCAGTGTGTACGGAGCCTGGAGTCTCCTGCACAGAGCTGTGTGTACAGTCTATCGAAGAGGAATGTGAACCAGTCGGATGCTGGGACGTACTACTGTGCTGTGGCTTCATGTGGAGAGATACTGTTTGGGAATGGAACACGACTGGAGGTTGGAGGTGAGcagcaatatttaaaaaaaacaactaaattaaagccacttctttttcttctttttgcacATCTACATTGCTTTTTGTTTTCACAGGGAAACAGGATGACATTTTCCCTCTTTGGATGCAATGCGTGCTTGCAGCTCTCCTCGTGTCTGTTATCTTGAACATCATCCTAATCGGTATCCTCTGCAAAATGTCCAGAAGAAAACATCTACATTCTGGAGGTACAATTAATTTATAATTACCAGAGAAGAAGTCTGACATTCTGTCTGTTGTTTTGATGAAAACACGAGGAAAGATTCACACTAATTTCACTATTGTAGCCACGCAGATAGTTTTGATTTTATCTGACTCTTGTCTCCGCCTGGAATCTTATTTTTTGCCTTTgctagcatttaaaaaaaaaaaaagggctgacaaagttaacatgataataaagcgttaacgcaaataAGTTTTAACGCCGcaaatttctttaaattttttttagcattaacgcaacttgcgagttttaggttgtagcgggcttagttttaaagctagagtgaagatactggcatcatatgaaactagaaaacctaaggaattaaatattttatttgattgacagcccttaaaaacatttatttaaagtagggctgtctattcattaaaatatttaatcacgattaatctcaaattaatcacacatttttttatcttttcaaaatgtaccttaaagggagatttgtcaagtatttaatactcttatcaacatgggagtgaacaaatatgctgctttatgcaaatgtatgtatatatttattattggaaatcaattaacaatacaagataatgacaaatattgtccagaaaccctcacaggtactgcatttaccccgttgaaaatggccatgccagttttcgcCTCGCCATAATTTAGCTGAAGTTTGGAGTTCTTTAGCCTCCTtatttggtaccaatggattcattaggtttttctagtttcatatgataccagtatcttcactctagctttaaaactgagcccgctacaacctaaaattcaCAAGTTGCGTGAATGCATTTAAGATATTAGTGGTgcaaaaattaatttgcgttaatgcattattattgggtaaactttgacagcagcCTTAATTTAAAGGGGATATGTTGTGCtgatttggggtttctactagaacatgtttacatgctttaatgttcataaaaacactttattttttctcatactgcctgtctgaatatacctgtattcaccctctgtctgaacgctccattttagcgcctgtATCTTTAAGAcctcctcctgaaaaagcccagtctgctctgattggcttgcaaaaaaaaaaaaatgatgcatctttgcaaaggtagttctcaagtgTGACAAATGACTGGAAGGCAATGACTATAAAATCAGATGCTTTCATTATAGGGCCGCACGTCCACTCGAGTGTCCCAGAATACACCGCTAACAGTCAGGTAAGCTCACAAAATGTTCCCATCTTTTGGTTTATAGACACATTGCATATCTAACAAGTTTAGCATCTGGTAATAATAACTTAGCTTTCTTATTTCCTACAGAATGAGGAATCTGAAGCTTTGCAGTACGTAGCTCTGGACTTCAAAAAGAAGCAAGGCAAGGGCAGGAGACAGAGGAGCACAGAGGAGGGGACGATTTACTCTGGAGTTAGACTGTCAGTCCTGAAGTGACCAAAGTTTCTCCACCTCCCACTAACTCCTGTaatttcaattattattatattaacttCCAgcaacactggatcctacatttcacATAATGCAATTCTGCTGACATTGTCAGGGTtcgtttttcagactttagaaagctCCAGAGTCACAGGAGCCCATTTCCAAGTAGCTCTCTCCTGAAACTAAACTTCATACGTGAACTCGGTGGGGTGCTCCTTTAAATTCAGCCTCAGGCCTCGCTTCTATTCAGTAAGCTGTGTGCAGTTGAGCTCTCTGTCGGTAGGGAGCAGCAGTCCACCTACAGTCACAtgttttacctttttaaaatgatcaaCACATTTTGTGAACAGACCACAGAGGCGGAGCATTTGAACATTTCAAAGACACTTGTGAGGTGTGTCCTGTTCGTTTCGAGGTAATGTTGTGGTCGactgacatacagtaaatatctCGCCTCTGCCCCATTTTCAGAGACCTGGCGCACTGCCAGTATCATGACAGCAACATGTTACATCATTATGTTATCAGAAATGCTCAGTTTTATGGTTTCCAGCAGATGAGTTggttaaaatatacatttattttgaaattgtgGATTTTCAACTTTCCTCACTGAGTAGTTCAGCTTTTAATCATCTCAActatgtattattatcatttttaatattaaatatgttcactatgacaaatgtgtttttcccATTCCTCCTCATCCTAAATCCAGTTGAGAACTACGTACATATCAAAGGTTGAGTGTTTTGTTCAACTTTTGACTTGTTCCTCTCAAACACTCATAAAGACAGTGATGTCTTTTCAAGTCCTGCAGCCGACTGActtataagaaaagaaaaaaacctcTCGCTTCTGAGTTCCCGCTCTGGTCAAGGTCGCTCGCATTGAGTTCAACTCAAGTGGTTTTGTcgccctcccccccccccctgccctCCCGCCTTGACAGGATGTCTATGTGGTCTTATTTGtgatgctgtttgtttgttccaGTCG containing:
- the LOC141760801 gene encoding uncharacterized protein LOC141760801, translating into MFKFYVLMFPIFRAYGALLYANPGQNVILPCFYASDTKYLCWYKQVAGEHPQIITSFYKHSRDKSIFHNQFKDNKRFSVHTGLGYYHLNISNVQDSDSAMYYCGHTSITVSEFDNGTFLVLKESSRKSFLQQPASDSVQPGGSVTLNCTVHTGTSDTEHSVYWFKKEDSRNSHLGIMYVHTHRSSQCVRSLESPAQSCVYSLSKRNVNQSDAGTYYCAVASCGEILFGNGTRLEVGGKQDDIFPLWMQCVLAALLVSVILNIILIGILCKMSRRKHLHSGGPHVHSSVPEYTANSQNEESEALQYVALDFKKKQGKGRRQRSTEEGTIYSGVRLSVLK